The proteins below are encoded in one region of Mycobacterium pseudokansasii:
- the dapB gene encoding 4-hydroxy-tetrahydrodipicolinate reductase: protein MRVGVLGAKGKVGAAMVAAVRAAEDLTLSAEVDAGDPLSLLTDGNTEAVIDFTHPDVVMDNLEFLIASGIHAVVGTTGFTAERLQQVKSWLADKPETSVLIAPNFAIGAVLCMHFAKQAARFFDSAEVIELHHPNKADAPSGTATRTAELIAEARKGLPPNPDATSSSLPGARGANVDGIPVHAVRLAGLVAHQEVLFGTQGETLTIRHDSLDRTSFVPGVLLAVRRIREHPGLTVGIEPLLDLQ from the coding sequence ATGCGGGTAGGTGTGCTGGGAGCCAAAGGCAAAGTCGGAGCGGCGATGGTGGCGGCGGTCCGGGCCGCCGAAGATCTGACCCTGTCGGCCGAGGTGGACGCCGGTGATCCGCTGAGTCTGCTGACCGACGGCAACACCGAGGCGGTCATCGACTTCACCCACCCCGACGTCGTGATGGACAATCTGGAGTTCTTGATTGCCAGCGGGATTCATGCCGTGGTCGGGACCACCGGCTTCACCGCGGAGCGGCTGCAGCAGGTGAAGTCGTGGCTGGCCGACAAGCCCGAGACGTCGGTGCTGATCGCGCCGAACTTTGCGATCGGGGCGGTGCTGTGCATGCATTTCGCCAAACAGGCGGCCCGGTTCTTCGACTCGGCCGAGGTGATCGAGTTGCACCACCCGAACAAGGCCGATGCCCCGTCGGGCACGGCGACGCGTACTGCCGAGCTGATTGCCGAGGCTCGAAAAGGCTTGCCCCCCAATCCCGATGCCACCAGCAGCAGCCTGCCTGGAGCCCGTGGCGCCAACGTCGACGGCATCCCGGTGCACGCGGTGCGGCTGGCCGGGCTGGTCGCTCACCAAGAGGTGCTGTTCGGTACCCAAGGAGAGACACTGACTATCCGGCACGACAGCCTGGACCGCACCTCGTTTGTGCCCGGGGTGCTGCTGGCGGTACGCCGTATCCGAGAGCATCCCGGCCTCACTGTAGGCATCGAGCCGTTGCTGGACCTGCAATGA
- the pdxS gene encoding pyridoxal 5'-phosphate synthase lyase subunit PdxS, with the protein MDGAGSPATGTARVKRGMAEMLKGGVIMDVVTAEQARIAEGAGAVAVMALERVPADIRAHGGVSRMSDPEMIEGIISAVTIPVMAKVRIGHFVEAQILQSLGVDYIDESEVLTPADYTHHIDKWKFTVPFVCGATNLGEALRRISEGAAMIRSKGEAGTGDVSNATTHMRAISGEIRRLTSLSEDELYVAAKELQAPYDLVAEVARSGKLPVTLFTAGGIATPADAAMMMQLGAEGVFVGSGIFKSGAPEHRAAAIVKATTFYDDPDMLAKVSRGLGEPMVGINVEQIAQPHRLAERGW; encoded by the coding sequence ATGGATGGTGCAGGTAGCCCGGCGACCGGTACGGCGCGGGTCAAGCGTGGTATGGCCGAGATGCTCAAGGGCGGCGTGATTATGGACGTCGTCACCGCGGAGCAGGCCCGCATCGCCGAGGGTGCCGGCGCGGTCGCGGTGATGGCGCTGGAACGGGTGCCCGCCGACATCCGCGCCCACGGCGGGGTGTCGCGGATGAGCGACCCCGAAATGATCGAGGGCATCATCTCCGCGGTCACCATCCCGGTGATGGCCAAGGTGCGCATCGGTCATTTCGTGGAGGCGCAGATCCTGCAGAGCCTGGGCGTGGACTACATCGACGAGTCCGAGGTGCTGACTCCGGCCGACTACACCCATCACATCGACAAGTGGAAGTTCACCGTGCCGTTCGTGTGCGGGGCGACCAACCTCGGTGAAGCGCTGCGCCGGATCAGTGAGGGCGCGGCCATGATCCGCTCCAAAGGCGAGGCCGGCACCGGCGATGTCTCCAATGCCACCACCCACATGCGGGCCATCAGCGGCGAGATCCGCCGGCTGACGTCGCTGTCGGAGGATGAATTGTATGTGGCGGCAAAGGAGTTGCAGGCGCCCTACGACCTTGTCGCCGAGGTGGCCCGCTCCGGCAAGCTGCCGGTGACGCTGTTCACCGCCGGCGGGATCGCCACCCCGGCCGATGCGGCGATGATGATGCAGCTCGGCGCCGAAGGCGTCTTCGTCGGCTCGGGCATCTTCAAGTCCGGCGCCCCCGAACACCGGGCCGCCGCGATCGTCAAAGCCACCACCTTCTACGACGACCCCGACATGCTGGCCAAGGTGTCGCGGGGGCTGGGCGAGCCGATGGTCGGCATCAACGTCGAACAGATCGCCCAGCCGCACCGGCTCGCCGAGCGCGGCTGGTAA
- a CDS encoding PPE family protein: protein MDFGALPPEVNSARMYAGAGAAGLVAAAAAWNGIAVELSTAASCFESIVTRLGTEPWLGPASLSMAAAAQPLVAWLTGTAESSALAAAQAMASAAAFEAGRAMTVAPAEVAANRAQLAQLVATNILGHNMPAIAAVEARYGELWAQDAAAMYGYAAASAAAGRLNPLIGPSAVTNPAGIAGQAAAVGQAAASGSAQRAGLDNLISNLPNAVMSLASSAPSEGQASGLNAVLSFLTNPNPLFVDHAWHGVSGVIADFDMALTTSNDRADAAIGVTAGGAGSAAAATAARPVTSAGVGATPIVAGLGTASSVGRLSVPASWSTAAPAVTADIASAGAGWAVPEEDAAIAVVPPAPGMVVADNGAGAGAGPRYGVKPTVMPRHVFG from the coding sequence GTGGATTTTGGAGCACTGCCTCCGGAGGTCAATTCCGCGCGCATGTACGCCGGTGCGGGCGCGGCTGGGCTGGTGGCGGCTGCGGCCGCGTGGAACGGCATAGCAGTTGAGCTGAGCACTGCTGCCTCGTGTTTCGAGTCAATCGTCACCCGGCTGGGTACCGAGCCGTGGTTGGGTCCCGCCTCGCTGTCGATGGCCGCCGCCGCGCAGCCCCTGGTGGCCTGGTTGACCGGGACGGCCGAATCCTCGGCGCTCGCGGCGGCACAAGCCATGGCGTCTGCGGCCGCCTTTGAGGCGGGACGTGCGATGACGGTGGCCCCGGCCGAGGTTGCGGCCAACAGAGCCCAGTTGGCCCAACTGGTAGCGACAAACATCCTCGGGCACAATATGCCGGCCATCGCGGCCGTCGAGGCACGCTACGGCGAACTGTGGGCCCAAGACGCTGCGGCCATGTACGGCTATGCGGCCGCCTCCGCGGCAGCCGGCAGGTTGAACCCGCTGATCGGGCCGTCGGCCGTCACCAATCCAGCCGGAATCGCCGGCCAAGCCGCCGCCGTTGGTCAGGCCGCCGCCTCCGGTTCCGCGCAGCGGGCCGGGCTTGACAACCTGATCAGCAACCTGCCCAATGCCGTCATGAGCCTCGCCTCATCGGCACCGTCGGAGGGCCAGGCGTCGGGACTGAATGCGGTCTTGTCATTCCTCACCAACCCCAATCCGTTGTTCGTCGATCACGCGTGGCACGGTGTCTCGGGCGTCATTGCGGACTTTGATATGGCCTTGACCACCAGCAATGACAGGGCCGACGCCGCTATCGGGGTCACCGCCGGCGGGGCGGGTTCGGCTGCCGCCGCGACAGCCGCGCGCCCGGTTACCTCTGCGGGCGTCGGCGCAACACCGATCGTGGCCGGTTTGGGCACTGCGTCCTCGGTCGGTCGACTGTCGGTGCCGGCGAGCTGGTCTACCGCCGCACCGGCGGTGACCGCCGACATCGCCTCGGCCGGCGCCGGGTGGGCGGTTCCGGAGGAGGACGCAGCGATCGCGGTGGTGCCGCCTGCGCCTGGAATGGTCGTAGCCGACAACGGCGCAGGCGCCGGCGCGGGCCCGCGGTACGGGGTCAAGCCGACCGTTATGCCCAGGCATGTGTTCGGATGA
- a CDS encoding PDR/VanB family oxidoreductase, with protein MRAELNRVVPESIWSSRPADLYDRSRRDRFATALWSVRTLFGGFASASRWDPSRVSRVRRTHLASVVGRELVSPDVVALTLADPDGGLLPSWTPGGHIDVHLPSGRRRQYSLCGRPGRRTDYRIAIRRIADGGGGSVEMHEAYDVGDPLVFEGPHNAFYLGTAEPDLLFVIGGIGVTPILPMIQVAQQRGTHWRAVYAGRSRDHMPLLGEVVSVAPERVTVWADDERGRFPSVDDLLDGAGPTTAVYVCGPIPVLEAVRAARARHAHAPLHYERFSPPPVVDGIPFELELGRSGRVLSVPANRTALDVMRDSDPTTAYSCQQGFCGTCKVKVLAGQVDHRGRAGEADDEMLVCVSRAKSRRVVIDV; from the coding sequence ATGCGCGCAGAGTTGAATCGGGTTGTGCCGGAAAGTATTTGGTCGAGTAGGCCCGCCGATTTGTACGACCGTAGCCGGCGGGACCGCTTTGCCACTGCGTTGTGGAGTGTCCGCACGCTATTCGGCGGGTTCGCGTCGGCCTCGCGATGGGACCCGTCGCGGGTGAGCCGGGTGCGACGGACACATCTGGCGTCGGTCGTCGGACGCGAACTCGTGTCACCCGACGTGGTGGCGCTGACCCTGGCCGACCCGGACGGCGGCTTGCTGCCGTCCTGGACACCCGGCGGTCACATCGACGTGCATCTGCCCTCGGGCCGGCGCCGGCAGTACTCGCTGTGCGGGCGGCCCGGGCGCCGCACGGACTACCGCATCGCAATCCGGCGCATCGCCGACGGTGGCGGTGGTTCGGTCGAGATGCACGAGGCCTACGACGTCGGTGACCCGCTTGTTTTCGAGGGGCCTCACAACGCGTTCTATCTCGGAACGGCCGAGCCCGACCTGCTTTTCGTTATCGGCGGCATCGGAGTGACACCGATCCTGCCGATGATCCAGGTGGCTCAGCAGCGCGGAACCCATTGGCGGGCCGTCTATGCCGGCCGAAGCCGAGACCACATGCCGCTGCTCGGCGAGGTCGTGTCGGTGGCACCGGAGCGGGTGACGGTGTGGGCCGACGACGAGCGCGGCCGCTTTCCCTCCGTCGATGACCTCCTGGACGGCGCCGGTCCGACGACCGCCGTCTACGTGTGTGGGCCGATCCCCGTGCTGGAGGCGGTGCGCGCGGCCCGTGCCCGGCATGCCCACGCACCGCTGCACTATGAGCGGTTCAGTCCGCCGCCGGTTGTCGACGGAATTCCCTTCGAGCTGGAGCTCGGACGGTCGGGAAGAGTGCTGAGCGTTCCGGCGAACCGGACGGCGCTGGACGTGATGCGCGACAGCGACCCGACCACCGCATACTCCTGCCAGCAGGGTTTCTGCGGCACGTGCAAGGTCAAAGTCCTTGCCGGACAGGTGGATCACCGCGGCCGCGCTGGTGAAGCCGACGACGAGATGCTGGTGTGCGTGTCCCGGGCGAAGAGCCGCCGGGTGGTCATCGACGTCTGA
- a CDS encoding flavodoxin family protein, whose product MTKTLLIVHHTPSPTTRELLEAVLAGANDPEIEGVDVIARPALAATLPDMLDADGYLFGTTANFGYMSGALKHFFDTIYYPSLDHVAGRPYGLWVHGNNDTVGAAAAVVKLATGLGLSQAAGVLEVVGAVDATARERAYELGGTLAANMME is encoded by the coding sequence ATGACCAAGACCCTGCTCATCGTGCACCACACCCCGTCGCCGACCACCCGCGAGCTGCTGGAGGCGGTGCTGGCCGGGGCCAACGACCCCGAGATTGAGGGGGTCGACGTGATCGCGAGGCCGGCCCTGGCCGCAACGCTTCCTGACATGCTCGATGCCGACGGCTACCTGTTCGGCACCACGGCCAACTTCGGTTACATGTCCGGGGCGCTCAAGCACTTCTTCGACACCATCTACTACCCGAGCCTGGATCACGTCGCCGGCCGGCCTTACGGTCTGTGGGTACACGGCAATAACGACACCGTCGGTGCCGCAGCGGCCGTCGTCAAGCTGGCGACGGGGTTGGGGCTCAGCCAAGCTGCCGGCGTTCTCGAGGTCGTCGGCGCCGTCGACGCCACAGCGCGCGAGCGCGCCTACGAACTGGGGGGCACGCTGGCGGCGAACATGATGGAATAA
- a CDS encoding metal-dependent hydrolase, translating into MFTVDAAGPHAGKPGHADHEHLVLEARDVEFDWARLPFHYVPNEPLATHFMNVLHLLLPAGEEFFVKVFKKTLPLIKDDQLRRDVQGFIGQEAMHSQAHSGVLAHFDARGVDVTPFTDQIGWLFDKLLADKPSKSIRRQHNWLLEQVSFISAIEHYTAVLGEWILDSPQLDAVGADPVMMDMLRWHGAEEVEHKAVAFDTMKHLRAGYWRQVRAQLAVTPVLLLLWIRGVRFMYSVDPYLPAGAKPRWRDYVDAARRGLLPGPWRLLRVVGHYYRPGFHPSQLGGLERAVDYLAVSPAARASH; encoded by the coding sequence ATGTTCACCGTCGATGCAGCGGGGCCGCACGCCGGTAAGCCGGGTCATGCCGACCATGAGCATCTCGTCCTGGAGGCACGCGACGTCGAGTTCGACTGGGCGCGTTTACCCTTCCACTATGTGCCGAACGAGCCGTTGGCCACGCACTTCATGAACGTCCTGCACCTGCTGCTTCCGGCCGGCGAGGAGTTCTTCGTCAAGGTGTTCAAGAAGACGCTGCCGTTGATCAAAGACGATCAACTGCGACGGGACGTACAGGGATTCATCGGGCAAGAGGCGATGCATTCGCAAGCACATTCCGGCGTACTTGCCCACTTCGATGCCCGGGGCGTGGACGTGACGCCGTTCACCGACCAGATCGGCTGGCTGTTCGACAAGCTGTTGGCCGACAAGCCCAGCAAAAGCATACGCAGACAGCACAACTGGTTGCTGGAGCAGGTGTCGTTCATCTCTGCGATCGAGCACTACACCGCTGTCTTGGGCGAATGGATTTTGGACTCCCCGCAGCTCGACGCGGTCGGCGCCGATCCGGTGATGATGGACATGCTCCGCTGGCATGGCGCAGAGGAGGTCGAGCACAAAGCGGTGGCCTTCGACACCATGAAGCACTTACGCGCCGGATATTGGCGGCAGGTGCGCGCCCAGCTGGCCGTCACCCCGGTGCTGTTGCTGTTGTGGATTCGCGGAGTGCGGTTCATGTACTCGGTGGATCCCTACCTGCCAGCGGGGGCCAAGCCGCGTTGGCGCGATTACGTCGATGCGGCGCGCCGGGGTTTGCTGCCGGGCCCGTGGCGATTGCTGCGGGTGGTCGGACACTATTATCGGCCGGGTTTTCACCCGTCGCAGCTGGGCGGACTGGAGAGGGCGGTCGATTACCTGGCCGTCTCACCCGCTGCGCGGGCGTCGCACTGA
- a CDS encoding dihydrodipicolinate reductase encodes MNAPVRPIRVFQVATGNVGREMIRRLQRRPDLELVGVHCYSPGKVGADAGELAGIGPIGVTATGSVEDIIAARPDVLTFHGVFPDEDLYVKVLAAGINVVTTADWITGWHRDHNHPHPSGKPMTQLLAEACEKGGATFYGTGMNPGLNQILGVVCSADVAEIENITTIESVDVSCHHSKETWIEVGYGQPVHDPEIPAKLEKYTSVFADSVLMMADCFDLPLDEVTFSYELGACTKDVDLGWYTLPKGSVGGSYITYRGMVDGVARVETHLEWQMTPHTDPSWRIKGCYITRIQGDPCVYNKHMIFPRPGVDLSNPDNFASIGMTVTGMPALNSLRSVVAARPGLITGADIPLRGFAGRFTK; translated from the coding sequence ATGAATGCCCCGGTTCGCCCGATCCGCGTCTTTCAGGTCGCCACCGGCAATGTCGGTCGCGAGATGATCAGGCGACTGCAGAGGCGGCCGGACCTGGAACTGGTCGGAGTGCATTGCTATTCGCCCGGCAAGGTCGGCGCCGACGCCGGAGAACTCGCCGGTATCGGGCCCATCGGCGTCACGGCAACCGGCAGCGTCGAGGACATCATCGCGGCCAGGCCGGACGTGCTGACCTTCCACGGGGTGTTTCCCGACGAGGACCTGTACGTGAAAGTGCTTGCGGCCGGGATCAACGTCGTCACCACCGCCGACTGGATCACCGGGTGGCACCGCGACCATAACCATCCGCACCCGTCCGGCAAGCCGATGACCCAGCTGTTGGCAGAGGCCTGCGAGAAGGGCGGTGCGACGTTCTACGGCACCGGCATGAACCCCGGCCTGAACCAAATCCTCGGCGTGGTGTGTTCGGCCGACGTCGCCGAGATCGAGAACATCACCACCATCGAGTCCGTCGACGTGTCCTGCCATCACTCCAAGGAGACCTGGATCGAAGTCGGCTATGGCCAACCGGTCCACGACCCGGAAATCCCGGCGAAGCTGGAAAAGTACACCAGTGTCTTCGCCGACAGCGTGCTGATGATGGCCGACTGCTTCGACCTGCCGCTTGACGAGGTGACGTTCAGCTACGAACTGGGAGCCTGCACCAAAGACGTCGACCTGGGCTGGTACACGCTGCCGAAAGGCTCGGTGGGCGGCAGTTACATCACATACCGGGGGATGGTCGACGGAGTGGCGCGGGTCGAGACACACCTGGAGTGGCAGATGACTCCGCACACCGACCCGAGCTGGAGGATCAAGGGCTGCTACATCACTCGGATCCAGGGTGATCCGTGTGTCTATAACAAACACATGATCTTCCCCAGGCCCGGCGTCGATTTGTCCAACCCGGACAACTTCGCCTCCATCGGCATGACGGTCACCGGAATGCCGGCGCTCAACTCGCTCAGGTCGGTGGTCGCGGCGCGGCCCGGCCTGATCACCGGCGCCGACATTCCACTACGCGGGTTTGCCGGCCGATTCACAAAGTAG
- a CDS encoding class I adenylate-forming enzyme family protein — MSDVIEIPRNHNPFPRTGIRLDRAGVPHYDEIPPTLLDMLAEQVDRRPDNEAVVELDAARLTYRQLWDRASRVAGGLRAGGLSTGERVGVRYPAGVDWVLAFWGTVMAGGVVVPVNTRSTQPEVDFVLSDAGARIDLSADTALPDGDPFVTEQLGPSDVAALFYTSGTTGHPKGVPTTHEAFVTNTENGARCLGLSPDLGDELRTLISVPLFHATGCNSQLLAAARVGGASVIMPALNLDQLLATLPAERISLMVTVPAVYSLVLRHKGFPGTDVSSVRWVVYGGAPVAPSLVRSVKDAFPHAAVFNGYGMTESASLMTVLPDWDAAEHADSVGYAVPSVDLGVVPFRGDDPDPGEMMGELVVRGANVTAGYWNRPEATAATIVDGWLHTGDVVRVDGAGRVHIVDRLKDIINRGGENVSSVEVESALLSAPGVADACVLAVPDDVMGEKVGAVLYGAAERIDVTAVLEHCRRQLADFKVPQYVTVVTEALPRNAGGKLLKGKLREQVRWGSPVH, encoded by the coding sequence GTGTCTGACGTAATCGAGATTCCCAGGAACCACAACCCGTTCCCGCGGACGGGGATCCGCCTCGATCGCGCCGGCGTCCCGCACTACGACGAGATCCCCCCCACCCTGCTGGACATGCTTGCCGAGCAGGTCGACCGCCGCCCCGACAATGAAGCCGTGGTCGAGCTCGACGCAGCGCGGCTGACCTACCGGCAGTTGTGGGATCGTGCTTCGCGAGTCGCCGGCGGCCTCCGGGCGGGTGGACTGAGCACCGGAGAGCGGGTGGGCGTGCGGTATCCCGCGGGAGTCGATTGGGTGCTGGCGTTCTGGGGCACCGTGATGGCCGGTGGTGTTGTGGTGCCGGTGAACACCCGCTCCACCCAGCCGGAGGTCGACTTCGTGTTGTCCGATGCCGGGGCCCGGATCGACCTGAGCGCGGACACGGCATTGCCCGACGGCGACCCATTCGTGACCGAACAACTCGGCCCATCCGATGTGGCGGCGCTCTTCTACACCTCGGGAACCACCGGCCATCCCAAAGGTGTGCCGACCACCCACGAGGCATTCGTGACCAACACCGAGAACGGGGCCAGATGTCTTGGGCTGTCACCAGATCTCGGTGACGAGCTGCGCACCCTGATTTCGGTGCCGCTGTTCCACGCGACCGGTTGCAACTCGCAGCTGCTGGCGGCCGCCCGGGTCGGCGGCGCATCGGTGATCATGCCCGCGCTCAACCTCGACCAGTTGCTCGCGACACTTCCCGCCGAGCGCATCTCACTCATGGTGACGGTTCCGGCTGTGTACTCGTTAGTGCTGCGGCACAAGGGTTTTCCCGGCACCGACGTCTCCTCGGTGCGTTGGGTCGTTTACGGAGGTGCGCCGGTCGCCCCGTCGTTGGTGCGGTCGGTCAAGGACGCGTTTCCGCACGCAGCGGTGTTCAACGGATACGGCATGACCGAGTCGGCCTCGCTGATGACGGTGCTGCCTGATTGGGATGCGGCCGAACACGCCGACTCGGTCGGTTATGCGGTTCCCTCGGTGGATCTCGGGGTGGTTCCGTTCCGGGGCGACGACCCCGATCCGGGCGAGATGATGGGCGAGTTGGTGGTCCGGGGGGCGAATGTGACCGCGGGCTACTGGAACCGGCCGGAAGCCACCGCGGCCACGATCGTCGACGGCTGGTTGCATACCGGCGACGTGGTACGTGTCGATGGCGCGGGCCGGGTGCACATCGTCGATCGGCTCAAGGACATCATCAACCGGGGCGGCGAGAATGTCTCCAGCGTTGAGGTCGAATCCGCGCTGCTGTCGGCCCCCGGCGTCGCCGACGCCTGCGTGCTGGCCGTGCCTGACGACGTCATGGGGGAGAAGGTCGGCGCGGTGCTGTACGGCGCCGCGGAACGGATCGACGTGACGGCGGTGCTCGAACACTGCCGCCGGCAACTGGCCGACTTCAAGGTTCCGCAGTACGTCACGGTGGTGACCGAAGCGCTGCCGCGCAACGCCGGCGGCAAACTGCTCAAGGGCAAGCTCCGCGAACAGGTCCGGTGGGGTTCGCCGGTGCATTGA
- a CDS encoding PPE family protein, SVP subgroup yields MSFLTTQPDELAAAAGKLQTIGAAMDAENVAAAVPTTGVIPAAADEVSMLQASMFTAYGSLYQQISAEAAAMYDMLVNTLGVSAGTYAAAEAANSSAAASPLSDILGALLPTQTPGWITDLANIFNIGTGNWASAASDLLALGSGALLPAAAEAAEADAAEAVGGAAGLAPAAVAEAAIGGAPIAAGLGEVSSIGAAAPPTWAGTATLVSSTQVGTLHGAGWTAAAPQAAPGAVIPGMPGLASATRSSAGFGAPRYGVKPIVMPKPDAV; encoded by the coding sequence ATGTCATTCCTGACGACACAGCCAGACGAACTGGCCGCTGCGGCGGGCAAGCTGCAGACCATCGGCGCGGCGATGGACGCGGAGAACGTCGCCGCGGCAGTCCCCACCACGGGCGTGATCCCGGCGGCAGCCGACGAAGTGTCGATGCTGCAGGCGTCGATGTTCACCGCCTACGGGAGTTTGTACCAGCAGATCAGCGCCGAAGCCGCGGCCATGTACGACATGTTGGTGAATACCCTTGGCGTCAGCGCCGGGACGTATGCGGCCGCCGAGGCGGCCAATTCTTCTGCGGCGGCCTCGCCCTTGTCGGACATCCTTGGCGCGCTGCTGCCCACTCAGACTCCCGGATGGATCACGGATCTCGCCAATATCTTCAACATCGGCACCGGCAACTGGGCGTCGGCCGCGTCGGACTTGCTGGCGTTGGGCAGCGGTGCGCTTCTGCCGGCTGCCGCGGAGGCCGCCGAAGCCGACGCGGCCGAAGCCGTGGGCGGCGCCGCCGGCCTGGCACCGGCGGCCGTGGCCGAGGCCGCGATCGGCGGGGCGCCGATCGCCGCCGGCCTGGGCGAGGTGTCCTCGATCGGCGCGGCCGCACCGCCGACCTGGGCGGGAACGGCCACGTTGGTGTCCAGCACGCAAGTCGGCACGCTGCACGGTGCCGGCTGGACCGCCGCCGCACCGCAGGCGGCGCCGGGCGCCGTCATTCCCGGCATGCCGGGATTGGCGTCGGCGACGCGAAGCAGCGCCGGCTTCGGTGCCCCGCGTTACGGCGTGAAGCCCATCGTCATGCCGAAGCCGGACGCCGTCTAG
- a CDS encoding Rieske 2Fe-2S domain-containing protein: MVKPPLSMKPTGWFQVAWCDEIAVGDVLRIKYFDQEMVAWRAGSGRLTVMNAYCEHLGAHLGYGGKVVGEVLQCPFHGWQWNQQGRNVCIPYQDRPNRGRRITTYPVVERNESVYIWHDVEGREPFFDAPDVFASFDDGVAADYYPQQRLYRPGLELHPQYVLENGVDFAHFKYVHNTPIVPVFTRHDFAAPVSFVDFTITFEGDDGQQIEDVNSGVRAVNGGLGVAVTKSWGMVDNRTISAITPVDESTSDVRFMVYIGRTPAKDPARAERKAREFGQEVIRQFEQDIDIWAHQRYSERPALTPDELQGFTAIRRWAKQFYPDGRGGSIADGHAAVWTGGRR, from the coding sequence ATGGTCAAGCCGCCGCTGTCGATGAAGCCGACCGGATGGTTCCAGGTCGCCTGGTGCGACGAAATCGCTGTCGGTGACGTCCTCCGGATCAAGTACTTCGACCAGGAGATGGTCGCCTGGCGCGCCGGGTCCGGCCGCCTGACCGTGATGAACGCCTACTGCGAACACCTCGGCGCCCATCTGGGTTACGGCGGCAAAGTCGTCGGCGAGGTGCTGCAGTGCCCCTTCCACGGCTGGCAGTGGAATCAGCAGGGCCGCAACGTGTGCATCCCGTATCAGGACCGGCCCAACCGGGGACGGCGCATTACCACCTATCCGGTGGTTGAGCGCAACGAGTCGGTGTACATCTGGCACGACGTCGAGGGCCGCGAACCGTTCTTCGACGCACCGGATGTGTTCGCCAGCTTCGACGACGGTGTTGCCGCCGACTACTACCCGCAGCAGCGGTTGTACCGGCCGGGACTGGAGCTCCATCCGCAGTACGTGCTCGAAAACGGGGTGGACTTCGCGCATTTCAAATACGTGCACAACACCCCGATCGTGCCGGTCTTCACCCGGCACGACTTCGCCGCCCCGGTGTCCTTCGTCGACTTCACCATCACCTTCGAGGGTGACGACGGTCAGCAGATCGAGGACGTCAACAGCGGCGTGCGGGCCGTCAACGGCGGCTTGGGAGTTGCGGTAACCAAGAGCTGGGGCATGGTCGACAACCGCACCATCTCCGCGATCACGCCGGTGGACGAATCCACCTCCGATGTCCGGTTCATGGTCTACATCGGCAGGACGCCGGCCAAGGATCCGGCCCGCGCCGAGCGCAAGGCGCGCGAGTTCGGGCAGGAAGTGATCCGGCAGTTCGAGCAGGACATCGACATCTGGGCTCACCAGCGCTACTCCGAGCGACCGGCACTGACCCCCGACGAGCTCCAGGGTTTCACCGCAATTCGCCGCTGGGCCAAGCAGTTCTATCCGGACGGTCGCGGTGGCAGCATTGCCGACGGGCACGCAGCCGTGTGGACAGGGGGACGCCGATGA
- the pdxH gene encoding pyridoxamine 5'-phosphate oxidase, with protein sequence MDDNSQVVELNDDELARMRGEYGSEKDGCDDLDFHWLDVGWHVLLRRWMSDAQRAGVIEPNAMVVATVADGKPVSRSVLCKLLDESGVVFFTSYASAKGQQLAATPYASATFPWYELGRQAHVRGAVTQVSAEETFEYWSKRPRGAQLGAWASQQSRPVGSRAELDEQLAEVTCRFADQDQIPVPPQWGGYRIAPDVVEFWQGRENRLHNRIRITNGRLDRLQP encoded by the coding sequence ATGGACGACAACTCCCAGGTCGTCGAACTTAACGACGACGAGTTGGCACGGATGCGTGGCGAATACGGTTCGGAAAAGGACGGTTGCGACGATTTGGACTTCCACTGGCTCGACGTCGGCTGGCACGTGTTGCTCCGCCGGTGGATGAGCGATGCGCAACGTGCCGGCGTCATCGAGCCCAATGCGATGGTGGTGGCCACTGTTGCCGACGGAAAGCCGGTGAGCCGTTCGGTGCTCTGCAAATTATTGGATGAGTCGGGTGTGGTTTTCTTTACGAGTTACGCCTCGGCGAAGGGCCAGCAGCTCGCTGCGACGCCATATGCGTCGGCAACCTTCCCCTGGTACGAGTTGGGCCGCCAGGCCCACGTGCGCGGTGCGGTCACCCAGGTAAGCGCCGAGGAGACTTTCGAGTATTGGTCCAAGCGCCCCCGCGGTGCTCAGCTGGGTGCGTGGGCATCGCAGCAGTCGCGGCCCGTCGGTTCCCGCGCCGAGCTCGACGAGCAGCTCGCGGAGGTGACGTGTCGCTTCGCCGACCAGGACCAGATTCCGGTGCCGCCGCAGTGGGGTGGCTACCGTATCGCCCCCGACGTCGTCGAATTCTGGCAGGGCCGCGAGAACCGGCTGCACAACCGGATCCGCATCACCAACGGCCGGCTCGACAGGCTGCAGCCCTGA